TCGTCGCTGGGAGCATAGGAAAATTGCAAATTTTGCTGCAAATCGCCTTCTGGATCGATACCCTTAACGAGTATATCGGTCGCCTCACCTACTGGCTAACGCTGGTGATGGTAGGTGTGGGCGCTTGGAATGTTTTGGGAAGATATATCGGGCAGGGCATCGGACAAAATTTGAGTTCCAATGCCTTAATTGAAATTCAGTGGTACCTGTTCGACCTGTTATTTTTATTCGGCGCTGCCTATACCCTCAAACACGACGAACACGTTCGAGTGGATTTGCTGCAAAGCCGTTTCACTGCCAAACAAAAGGCGGTGGTGGATTTGTTGGGAACGGTCTTGTTTCTGCTTCCCTTTTGCACGGCGATTGTGGTGTACTCTTGGGGCGCGATCGCGAACTCTTGGGAAATTCGGGAAATGTCTCCCGACCCCGGCGGTCTGCCGCGCTATCCCATCAAATCGGCAATTTTAGTGTGTTTTCTCCTGCTCATTTTACAGGGCATTTCACAAGCCATTAAAAATATTGCCGTCCTAACAGGAGACTGGCAAGCTCCGGTAGAACCAGGACAAAGGGAAATTTAACCTTCGATGACAAACTACGAATTTTTGGCACCTGCCATGTTCGGCGGTGTTTTGCTGTTTTTGGTCATGGGATATCCCACCGCCTTCTCCCTAGGAGGCGTTGCCATGCTCTTTACCCTTATTGGCATGGCTTTGAACGTATTCGACCCCATTTTGTGGTCGGCGATGCCGCAGCAGATTTTCGGCATCATGAACAATTTCACCCTCCTCGCCATTCCCTACTTTATTTTTTTGGGATCGATGCTGGAAAAATCGGGCATTGCCGAAGATTTACTGGAAACCATGGGCATTTTGCTAGGTCGCCTGCGTGGGGGATTGGCGATCGCGGTGGTCGTCGTCGGCACCTTACTGGCGGCAACCACCGGCGTGGTAGCAGCTACCGTAGTAGCTATGGGACTGATTTCCATGCCTACCATGCTGCGTTACGGATACAACCACCAGCTCACCGCCGGCGTTATCGCGGCATCAGGAACCCTAGGGCAAATCATCCCTCCCAGTGTGGTTTTGGTGGTTCTTGGCGATCGCTTGGGCATTTCTGTAGGCGATTTGTTTGTTGGCGCTTTAATTCCCGGATTACTGGTTTCCACAGCCTTTATCCTGCAAGTTTGGTTGGTGGCTTGGTGGCGACCGGATATGGCACCGGCTTTGCCTCCAGAAGTTCGCAACGTTCCCTATTTGGGGTCGCAGGTACTGCGGGTCATGGTTCCTCCACTGCTGCTGATCGTACTGGTTTTGGGCAGTATCTTTTTGGGAATTGCCACCCCCACAGAAGCCGGCGCTTTGGGCTGCGTTGGTGCTATTGTACTAGCGGCATTGAGAAACCGTCTCAATTGGTCTGCCTTGCGCGGCGCTGCCGATGTCACCCTGCGCACCACCTCCATGGTCATTTTTATTCTAATTGGCTCCCGCGCCTTCAGTTTGGTCTTCCGCGGTTTGGGTGGGGAACGTATGGTGGAAGATGCTTTGCTCAATACCCCGGGGGGAACGGTTGGCTTTCTAATTATTTCCTTGCTAGTGGTCTTTCTGCTCGGCTTTTTTATCGACTTCTTTGAAATCGTCTTTATTGTCGTTCCGTTGCTGGTTCCCATTGCCGAACAGTTGGGGGTCAACCTCATTTGGTTTGGGATTCTGCTGGGCGCTAACATCCAAACCTCTTTTTTGACGCCGCCATTTGGGTTTGCCCTCTTTTACCTACGCGGGGTAGCGCCACCAGAAATGAAAACTTCGGACATTTACCGAGGGGTGGTTCCTTTTATTATCATGCAGCTGATTGTTTTGGTCGCTTTGTTTGCTTTTCCGGAACTGGTTACCTTCCTGCCATCGCTGTTGGGCAACTAAAAAATACCTGAGGAAAAGATTGACAAAACAACCAAAATGTGCTATCGAGCCAGGATTTCCCAATCGCGGATTTTCCAGCGATCGCCCTGGCGGAGCAACTCATACTGCACCCGTAAAGAACTATCCTGCTGGCGAATTGCCTCTCCATTATCCACCAGCCGCCCCACTTCGCGGACGCTCGCGGTGACCCGAGCCAAATTTTCATTGTTCGCATCAACGGTCACGTTACCCACCGCAACCGTATGTTGTTGGTATTGCCAGTACCAATTCCCCGCTTGGGCTTCGGCAGCCCGTTGCTGCCACCGGGAAAGGGCCGGATCTACCAAAATCGTACTTAAAAGCTCGCTTCTGTGTTGCTCTCCCAAAGCTTGCGCCTTCACCGACAGCCAATCGCGAATGGTTCTAGCCGCCAACTCCGCAGTTAGGGGACCATCGAGCTGGGGTTTGGGGGGTTCAGGTGCGGGAATTTCCACAAAAGGCTCCTTCAAAGACAAAGGCAGCTCCACCTCGTTAGCAGTTCCCCCTTGAAAGCGATCGATAATCCAACCAAAAGTGCCGCGAACGATCGAGAAAATCAACCACAACAGCAGCAGCGTACCTACCCCCACCAACAGCAAACGCCCCATTTTTAACGAACTGGCATCTTTGCCAGCACTGCCCCGTCGCCCGGAACGTTGGTACGGGTTGCGTCGGGATTCTCCATAGGAAGTATTGGGCGAGCGCGAACTGCGGTCTTCTCGACGCGCATAGGTGGGTTCGGCAGCAGAAAGAGCACCACCGCGTGGGGCATCGGCGGGTTGCGACCCAGTTTGCCCCCGGGAACTGGGAAATTGAGGAGCTTGTAAGGAAGAAGTTTCCCCAGGAGACTGAGTTTGCCAAGCACTGGGAATAGAAACCTGAAACGAAGCCCGAGAAGACCCTGCCGGTGTAGGTGCTTCCTCAAAAGTCGCCGTTGTTGCCGTTTCCGTCGGTGGTACCTCCACCCACTGACTCTGGGCGGATTCGTCGGTTGCTTGCTGGCTCAGTTCTTCCAGGTACTGTTGCACTTGGGCATCGGCAAAATATTCCTTCAAAGAGGGGTCCTCATCCACCAGATCGCGGAAATAGGGAAATACCTCTTCGCGCAGCCAACGTTCCGCATACAAACACAATCCCGGTAACCAATCGGGGGAATCGGCCGAATGCTGGCGAATAAATTGAATGGGTTCCTCTTCCTGGGAAAGTTCGATGGCGTAGTTTGCCGCCTCCGTTTGTCCCAACAGCAAGCAACAAATGGCTTTTTCCAGATTCACATCCTGGCGTCTGCCCAAATGGATCAACGTTTGTTTGGCGCGCAAAATCAAAGCCGGTTCCCGTTCGGCAAATCCCCGGGCAATTAGAGCATAAACCGCCAAATAGGTGGCCACCGCGGAAGGGCGGCGGGCTTCCGATTCAAACAATTCCTGTTGCTGGGCCGCCGTCATGTAACAACGTACCTGCTGGATAAAGCGCAGGAAATCATCCACACTCAGCCCAGACCGGTCGTCTTGGGAACCATCAATGCCACCGCGTTCGGCAATCGTTTCCCGCAACAGGCGCAATCCCCGTTCGCGATGCTCCGCGGAACTGCTGTCTTGGATACCATCGCTGTTTTCTGACGACGCCGGCAGGGCCAAGTTTTCTAAAATGCGATAGGGACGCAACGTATACAAATCCGCCTGCATTTCTCCACGGATTTGCGGAAACAGCCCTTCCCGCAACAGCAAAGCTTGACCGGCTTCCAAGGAGGAAGCAGCACGTTCGTACTGTCCCAACGACCACTGTTCCCGCCCCAATTCTAGATAAGCCAAGGCTACGGCCAGAGCCATATCCGAGCGGGCAATTTCCGAGATGGCATGGGCAGAACTGGTTTCTGGGGAGGGGGAAGCTTGGGAAGGTTCCCGGGTAGAACGGTTTTGGGACCAACTGCTGCTGAGATAGGGGCGTCCGAGCTGCAAGACATGCTCGTATTCCCCCACTTCTTGCAGGATAATTAAAGCACCGATCAGTTGGTCGTCGCGGATTTCAATACTGGGCGTATGTTGGGTGCTCGTGCTTTCCAGAGGGGAGGATGCCTCTGGTTGGCTGCCAGCCGGACGCTCGTAGGTTTGAGCGAGAAAACGGCTGTCGTATTCCTGGCGTTGTTGGGGATCGGACAAAACTTCGTAGGCTTCGTCTAGCAGCTGCTTGCGCGCGGAAATGGCCGCCGCCGAGTATTCTCGACGGGGCAACTGCATGGTGCGATCGCGCCAGTACTGTCGCACTTGCTCGGTGGTTGCCTGGATAGGCACGCCTAAAATTCGGTAGTAATCGAGGGGAATTCGCACTGTCCACGAATACTGTGATTACAGGACTAGATTAGCTTACGATCTCGACAATAGGCTACTCTAGTTTGGGAAATCGTTACTTTTTTCATCTGGAAATAGCGATTTGACCAGAATACACTTGCCATAGCAAGATGTTGGTTGTCCCATCAGCAGGGTTCCCAAACCCAGCGGAAAACCTTTCATCTCGTAGAGCCAAAACTTTCTTGACTATGTACGTCGTCCACACAGGGCGGAAAACGCTCGTCGAGGGTCCCTGTGGCCGGGGATGGACTAGCTGAAGCACAAATCTATCTAGGCACACCCCATAAAGCGAGAATTTCACGAATAGAATTCGTGAGCGTGTCAAGTGTGGGGATGCAGCAAAACCTTTTAAAATTGAATTTCTACGCAATGGGTTGTCTGTTGTTGGTACGAACAAGAGACAATTAAACAGAAACCCTACGCTATAACCAGTAGTCGGATTTTATTTTAGGAAATATCAATGGTCACAGAAAGAGCTTTACCCCAATTTGATGCCTCCGTTGCCCAAATCGACCGCGAAGAAGGTTTGCGGCTGTACGAAGACATGGTCCTGGGGCGCGTTTTTGAAGACAAATGTGCGGAAATGTACTACCGCGGCAAGATGTTTGGCTTCGTCCACTTGTATACTGGTCAGGAAGCTGTCTCCAGCGGCACGATCAAAGCCATGCGCGAGGGAGAAGACTACGTATGCAGTACCTACCGCGACCACGTTCATGCCCTGAGTGCTGGTGTTTCTGCCCGTGAAGTGATGGCTGAGCTATTTGGCAAATCCACCGGTTGCAGCAAGGGGCGTGGCGGTTCCATGCACTTGTTTTCCGAACCCCATCGCTTGTTGGGGGGCTATGCTTTTGTGGCTGAAGGCATTCCTGTGGCTGCAGGAGCGGCATTTCAAATCAAATATCGTCGGGAAGTTCTGGGCAATGAAAATGCCGACCAAGTGGTGGCTTGTTTCTTTGGCGATGGGGCTTGCAACAACGGCCAGTTTTTTGAAACTTTGAATATGGCGGCTTTGTGGCAGTTACCGATTTTGTTTGTGGTGGAAAACAACAAGTGGGCGATTGGTATGGCTCACGAGCGGGCTACCTCCGACCCCAAAATCTATCGCAAGGCGGAGGCGTTTAATATGAAAGGGGTGGAAGTTGATGGGATGGATCCCCTGGCGGTTTACCACACGGCCCAAGAAGCGATCGCCCGCGCCCGCGCTGGGGAAGGTCCTACCCTCATCGAAGCCCTCACCTACCGCTTCCGGGGACACTCCCTCGCCGACCCCGACGAACTGCGGGATAAGGAGGAGAAAGAATTCTGGCTTTCCCGCGACCCCATTAAGCGACTGGCGGCGTATTTGGTGGAACAGAACCTAGCCAACCAAGAGGAACTGCAAGCAATCGACAACCGCATCCAGGAAACTGTGGAAGAAGCGGTTCGCTACGGGCAAGAAAGTCCCGAACCCGATGCCAGCGAGCTGTTTGATTACGTTTTTGCTGACTAGCCTGTGAACGGCAAGCAATCTATTTTCGGTGGGTTGGGATGGGGGATGGGCATTTCCTGCCTCTACTGGTTGGGAATCAGCATCTGCCAACCCCCACCAGCCGCTGCTGAGGAAACTTTTTGCCTCGAAGAACTGGCACCGCGGATCCAAGGGGTTTTAGCCGCTGCCTCAACGCCGCGATCGCGTTGGGGAATTTTGGCCCGTTCTTTAGGGGAAAATCGGGTTCTCTACCGCCGCCATGCCAGTTCCTATTTAATTCCCGCCTCTACCACCAAGCTGCTGACCACAGCAGCCGCACTATCCCATTTTTCCCCAGATTTCCAAATTCGCACGCCTGTATACGCCCGGGGGGAACCACCGCAACTGGCCCAATTGCGGGTGGTGGGACGCGGCGATCCTACCTTAACAGAAAAACATTTTTACGATCTGGCCAAGCAACTCTCGCAACAGGGAGTGCGGCGCATCGATACTTTAGTAGCAGACAATCGTTATTTCCCCGGCGACTGGACCCCTGGCAGTTGGCAGTGGGAGGACGTACAAGCCGGCTACGGTGCTCCGGTCACCAGTTTGATTTTCCGAGAAAACGCCATCAAGCTGATTTTATCGCCCCAAAATCCCAGCCAGCCCCTGGCAGTTCGTTGGGCTTACCCGCAAGCTAGCCATCGCTGGCAGCTCGACAATCAAACCGTTACCGGTGCCACCCAATCCTCGGAATGGTTGCAAGTCGGTCGGGATATGGGCAAACGCCAGTTGTATTTACGGGGTCAGTTGCGGGCGGGGTCTGCTTCCGAACCGGTTTACATCGCCGTTCGCCAGCCGATACAGCGGTTTTTGCACCATTTGCGAGCGGCCCTTACCACCCAGGGAATTGCTGTTGGAACCACCCGCATCGCCACCTCCCCTCCCACTGTCAGGGAACGGGAAATGGCTGCCTGGCATTCCCCTCCTTTGGGCGAACTCATCCGGGAGACCAATCAAAAAAGCGTTAATATCTACGCCGAAGCGTTGTTGCGTGTTTTGGGAATGAATCAAAATCCAACAGCGGACTCGGCTTTAACTGCTGGCTTGCAAGCGGTGGCAACCACCCTCGCTGATTTGGGCATCGACCCGGATACCTATTCCTTAGCCGATGGTTCTGGTTTGTCGCGGCAAAATTTGGTGGCCCCACAAGCTTTGGTAGCCACCTTAACTGCTATGTACCAGTCGCCGTACGCCCGAGTTTACCGGCAATCCCTGGCGAGTAGCGATCGCGGTACCCTCCACCATCGATTCGACCAACTAAGCGGCAAAATCTACGCCAAAACCGGCTACATGAGTGGCGTTCGAGCCTTAGCGGGCTACGTTGACAATTCCCACTACGGACCCATTGCCTTTAGCATTGTTGCCAACCATCTGCCCGAACCCGGACAAGCACAAGCCGCCATAGACGAAATTGTGGGATTGTTTGCCAGCGTTTCCCAGCGCTGCTCTACCAATGTCCCACTTCCGTAGCCATGTTGTGCTTAATATTCCGGCTCTTCTTCGTACTCCGGACGCTTGATTTTCTGGGGAATATTCACCCGCGGACGGTTGCTGGGA
The sequence above is drawn from the Geitlerinema sp. PCC 9228 genome and encodes:
- the dacB gene encoding D-alanyl-D-alanine carboxypeptidase/D-alanyl-D-alanine-endopeptidase, with amino-acid sequence MNGKQSIFGGLGWGMGISCLYWLGISICQPPPAAAEETFCLEELAPRIQGVLAAASTPRSRWGILARSLGENRVLYRRHASSYLIPASTTKLLTTAAALSHFSPDFQIRTPVYARGEPPQLAQLRVVGRGDPTLTEKHFYDLAKQLSQQGVRRIDTLVADNRYFPGDWTPGSWQWEDVQAGYGAPVTSLIFRENAIKLILSPQNPSQPLAVRWAYPQASHRWQLDNQTVTGATQSSEWLQVGRDMGKRQLYLRGQLRAGSASEPVYIAVRQPIQRFLHHLRAALTTQGIAVGTTRIATSPPTVREREMAAWHSPPLGELIRETNQKSVNIYAEALLRVLGMNQNPTADSALTAGLQAVATTLADLGIDPDTYSLADGSGLSRQNLVAPQALVATLTAMYQSPYARVYRQSLASSDRGTLHHRFDQLSGKIYAKTGYMSGVRALAGYVDNSHYGPIAFSIVANHLPEPGQAQAAIDEIVGLFASVSQRCSTNVPLP
- the pdhA gene encoding pyruvate dehydrogenase (acetyl-transferring) E1 component subunit alpha, with product MVTERALPQFDASVAQIDREEGLRLYEDMVLGRVFEDKCAEMYYRGKMFGFVHLYTGQEAVSSGTIKAMREGEDYVCSTYRDHVHALSAGVSAREVMAELFGKSTGCSKGRGGSMHLFSEPHRLLGGYAFVAEGIPVAAGAAFQIKYRREVLGNENADQVVACFFGDGACNNGQFFETLNMAALWQLPILFVVENNKWAIGMAHERATSDPKIYRKAEAFNMKGVEVDGMDPLAVYHTAQEAIARARAGEGPTLIEALTYRFRGHSLADPDELRDKEEKEFWLSRDPIKRLAAYLVEQNLANQEELQAIDNRIQETVEEAVRYGQESPEPDASELFDYVFAD
- a CDS encoding TRAP transporter small permease subunit; its protein translation is MQILLQIAFWIDTLNEYIGRLTYWLTLVMVGVGAWNVLGRYIGQGIGQNLSSNALIEIQWYLFDLLFLFGAAYTLKHDEHVRVDLLQSRFTAKQKAVVDLLGTVLFLLPFCTAIVVYSWGAIANSWEIREMSPDPGGLPRYPIKSAILVCFLLLILQGISQAIKNIAVLTGDWQAPVEPGQREI
- a CDS encoding TRAP transporter large permease subunit yields the protein MTNYEFLAPAMFGGVLLFLVMGYPTAFSLGGVAMLFTLIGMALNVFDPILWSAMPQQIFGIMNNFTLLAIPYFIFLGSMLEKSGIAEDLLETMGILLGRLRGGLAIAVVVVGTLLAATTGVVAATVVAMGLISMPTMLRYGYNHQLTAGVIAASGTLGQIIPPSVVLVVLGDRLGISVGDLFVGALIPGLLVSTAFILQVWLVAWWRPDMAPALPPEVRNVPYLGSQVLRVMVPPLLLIVLVLGSIFLGIATPTEAGALGCVGAIVLAALRNRLNWSALRGAADVTLRTTSMVIFILIGSRAFSLVFRGLGGERMVEDALLNTPGGTVGFLIISLLVVFLLGFFIDFFEIVFIVVPLLVPIAEQLGVNLIWFGILLGANIQTSFLTPPFGFALFYLRGVAPPEMKTSDIYRGVVPFIIMQLIVLVALFAFPELVTFLPSLLGN
- a CDS encoding IMS domain-containing protein — encoded protein: MRIPLDYYRILGVPIQATTEQVRQYWRDRTMQLPRREYSAAAISARKQLLDEAYEVLSDPQQRQEYDSRFLAQTYERPAGSQPEASSPLESTSTQHTPSIEIRDDQLIGALIILQEVGEYEHVLQLGRPYLSSSWSQNRSTREPSQASPSPETSSAHAISEIARSDMALAVALAYLELGREQWSLGQYERAASSLEAGQALLLREGLFPQIRGEMQADLYTLRPYRILENLALPASSENSDGIQDSSSAEHRERGLRLLRETIAERGGIDGSQDDRSGLSVDDFLRFIQQVRCYMTAAQQQELFESEARRPSAVATYLAVYALIARGFAEREPALILRAKQTLIHLGRRQDVNLEKAICCLLLGQTEAANYAIELSQEEEPIQFIRQHSADSPDWLPGLCLYAERWLREEVFPYFRDLVDEDPSLKEYFADAQVQQYLEELSQQATDESAQSQWVEVPPTETATTATFEEAPTPAGSSRASFQVSIPSAWQTQSPGETSSLQAPQFPSSRGQTGSQPADAPRGGALSAAEPTYARREDRSSRSPNTSYGESRRNPYQRSGRRGSAGKDASSLKMGRLLLVGVGTLLLLWLIFSIVRGTFGWIIDRFQGGTANEVELPLSLKEPFVEIPAPEPPKPQLDGPLTAELAARTIRDWLSVKAQALGEQHRSELLSTILVDPALSRWQQRAAEAQAGNWYWQYQQHTVAVGNVTVDANNENLARVTASVREVGRLVDNGEAIRQQDSSLRVQYELLRQGDRWKIRDWEILAR